A DNA window from Paramormyrops kingsleyae isolate MSU_618 chromosome 10, PKINGS_0.4, whole genome shotgun sequence contains the following coding sequences:
- the LOC140593194 gene encoding uncharacterized protein, whose product MSSFSVVEFLDEVDLIGCKTVDIIPSEWFEGTDEKLCWWPPATVLNVTKAVKEGTPPAKNWILCNVRVLGNAATYTDARVKLHRAEYSSDLTDTEVGSRKRKASAKLKNQANKQPESSEHSNSEEELPPTPPEKLLGPAAKKKISRVIGPTAQQVSSCAVQQVARPSAEQFSSCIVKQFASPSVEQFASSIVQQVTSPTDQRFASSTIQQVASPSGQRFATSTVQQVTSPTAQKITSSNVQGVASPSCEAMFTKLLELGEDIRETQRVHGKMLNALLKKQDASAIEVPEGVVFPLKSHADVEALHEKLEDRSLMSAVVAMVADVGGTSVDDATRRMMKYILSNELAMEYNMFGRHGKRKFKDLRLFSVVYEALKKNSLTAKVNQQEAERALSKWFIGARDRGGQRASRMQPRPT is encoded by the exons ATGTCCTCATTCAGTGTGGTAGAGTTTCTGGATGAAGTTGACCTCATTGGCTGCAAGACAGTGGACATCATTCCATCAGAGTGGTTTGAGGGCACCGACGAAAAATTATGCTGGTGGCCACCAGCCACAGTGCTCAATGTAACCAAGGCTGTGAAAGAGGGCACACCACCAGCCAAAAACTGGATTCTATGCAATGTGCGCGTGTTGGGAAATGCAG CCACTTACACAGATGCAAGGGTAAAGCTTCATCGAGCAGAGTATTCATCAGACTTGACAGACACTGAAGTCGGCTCAAGAAAAAGAAA GGCAAGTGCAAAACTCAAAAATCAAGCCAACAAGCAACCAGAATCCAGTGAGCATTCTAATTCAGAGGAGGAACTTCCACCTACTCCCCCAGAAAAACTCCTTGGGCCAGCAGCAAAGAAAAAGATCAGCCGGGTCATTGGCCCCACTGCCCAGCAAGTCTCCAGTTGCGCTGTCCAGCAGGTTGCCAGGCCCTCTGCTGAACAGTTTTCCAGCTGTATAGTCAAACAGTTCGCCAGCCCCTCAGTTGAACAATTTGCCAGTTCTATCGTCCAGCAGGTCACCAGCCCCACTGACCAACGATTTGCCAGTTCCACTATCCAGCAAGTTGCCAGCCCCTCTGGTCAACGATTTGCCACTTCCACTGTCCAGCAGGTCACCAGCCCCACTGCTCAAAAAATCACCAGCTCCAATGTCCAGGGAGTTGCTAGCCCCAGTTGTGAAGCCATGTTCACTAAACTTCTTGAACTTGGAGAAGATATTAGGGAGACCCAACGGGTTCATGGCAAGATGTTAAATGCCCTGCTGAAGAAGCAAGATGCATCAGCGATTGAGGTTCCTGAAGGAGTGGTCTTCCCTCTGAAAAGTCATGCTGATGTTGAGGCTCTCCATGAGAAACTGGAGGACCGCAGTTTAATGTCTGCTGTT GTTGCCATGGTGGCAGATGTAGGGGGTACAAGTGTGGATGATGCAACAAGACGAATGATGAAATATATCTTATCCAACGAGCTGGCAATGGAGTACAACATGTTTGGCCGTCACGGCAAAAGAAAGTTTAAAGACCTGCGTCTTTTTAGTGTTGTGTATG AGGCTCTTAAAAAGAATTCACTTACAGCAAAAGTGAACCAGCAAGAAGCAGAGAGGGCGCTGTCAAAGTGGTTCATTGGGGCCAGAGACAGAGGAGGACAAAGGGCATCCAGAATGCAGCCGAGACCGACTTAA